One window of Streptomyces sp. FIT100 genomic DNA carries:
- a CDS encoding lipid-transfer protein, with amino-acid sequence MKSYIVGVGMTKFEKPETRDWQYWDMAREAGTAALDDAGVPYGLVEQVPVGYCFQPSTAGQRAAYELGLTGVPVYNVNNNCATGSTALMMARQFVAGGISDCVLALGFEKMKRGALGGGADGGDFSTSPVARHYGVMAAAHGFEMTPPTAQIFGNAAREHMERHGTTERQLAAVAAKNHRHSADNPNAQFRDVYETDEILAARTVHRPLTKLQCSPTSDGAAAALVVSERFVVEHGLHDKAVEIAAQAMTTDTADSFASGSCIDVVGRPMSRAAARQAYEASGLGIEDIDVIELHDCFSVNELLTYEALGMCADGESGKLVESGATTHGGRWVVNPSGGLISKGHPLGATGLAQAAELTWQLRGEAGARQVPGARTGLAHNIGLGGAAVVTVLRKG; translated from the coding sequence ATGAAGAGCTACATCGTCGGTGTCGGGATGACGAAGTTCGAGAAGCCCGAGACCCGGGACTGGCAGTACTGGGACATGGCCAGGGAGGCCGGCACCGCCGCGCTCGACGACGCCGGCGTCCCCTACGGGCTGGTCGAGCAGGTGCCCGTCGGCTACTGCTTCCAGCCCTCGACCGCCGGCCAGCGCGCCGCGTACGAACTCGGCCTCACCGGCGTCCCCGTCTACAACGTCAACAACAACTGCGCGACCGGCTCGACCGCGCTGATGATGGCGCGGCAGTTCGTCGCGGGCGGGATCAGCGACTGCGTCCTGGCGCTCGGCTTCGAGAAGATGAAGAGGGGCGCGCTCGGGGGAGGGGCGGACGGGGGCGACTTCTCCACGTCACCCGTCGCCCGGCACTACGGCGTCATGGCCGCCGCGCACGGCTTCGAGATGACCCCGCCCACCGCCCAGATCTTCGGCAACGCGGCGCGCGAGCACATGGAGCGCCACGGCACCACCGAGCGGCAGCTCGCCGCCGTCGCCGCCAAGAACCACCGGCACTCGGCGGACAACCCCAACGCCCAGTTCCGGGACGTGTACGAGACCGACGAGATCCTCGCCGCCAGGACCGTCCACCGGCCGCTCACCAAGCTCCAGTGCTCGCCGACCTCCGACGGGGCCGCCGCGGCGCTCGTCGTCTCCGAGCGGTTCGTCGTCGAACACGGCCTGCACGACAAGGCCGTGGAGATCGCCGCGCAGGCCATGACCACCGACACCGCCGACTCCTTCGCCTCCGGCTCCTGCATCGACGTCGTCGGCCGGCCCATGTCGCGGGCGGCCGCCCGGCAGGCGTACGAGGCGTCCGGGCTCGGCATCGAGGACATCGACGTCATCGAGCTGCACGACTGCTTCTCCGTCAACGAGCTGCTGACGTACGAGGCGCTCGGCATGTGCGCGGACGGCGAGTCCGGGAAGCTCGTCGAGTCGGGGGCCACGACGCACGGCGGCCGATGGGTGGTCAACCCGTCCGGCGGGCTGATCTCCAAGGGCCACCCGCTGGGCGCGACCGGACTCGCCCAGGCCGCCGAACTCACCTGGCAGCTACGGGGGGAGGCGGGCGCCCGACAGGTCCCCGGCGCCCGCACGGGCCTCGCGCACAACATCGGGCTCGGCGGGGCGGCCGTCGTGACGGTGCTGCGCAAGGGGTAG
- a CDS encoding acyl-CoA dehydrogenase produces MGSTSAAVTGSIGITQEHGELADSVRRWLARAVPPEAVRKLLDAPGSADAGRPAYWDGAAEQGLLGPHLPEEYGGGGGTLLDLAVVLEEAGRAALPGPYLPSALASAVLARAGRGDLARTLADGERIGAVALGPGTITAVPTPDGGHRLDGTAPPVLGGGHADLLVLGTTSGWFAVDAADLAVPGSIRGHESADPTRPTAEVTAHAFTAPPDRRLDVDPGLVPDLAAVLFAADACGTASWALATATAYAKVREQFGRPIGQFQAVKHLCADMLVRLAQARALTWDAARAADEPPPVRGLTAALAAATALDAAYSCAKDCIQILGGIGFTWEHDAHLHLRRALVARQLLGPGDTHRLRAVRLAAAGARRELRLELPPEAEPHRTAARAALAPVRGAQPAAARRVLAPTGYAAPHLPPPYGLGAGPLQQLAVEQEMRAAGVRVSDLSVATWVVPSLIAYGTQEQKDRYLPATLRGELLWCQLFSEPGAGSDLASLRTRAERTPDGRWRITGQKVWTSAAQWADHGILLARTDPDAPRHKGLTYFVVDMKTTDGIDIRPLKEITGESLFNEVYFDGALLPADAVVGAVGDGWRVARNTLGNERVHMADQLSFDTGLEELLARAPGLDDTHRARIGALAAEAHALACIGLRTTLQQVDGAEPGPDASVRKLVQTPHQQQVAELALELLGPAGAVREGAGERAVHGLLMSRCLTIAGGTTQVQRNVVAERILGLPRD; encoded by the coding sequence ATGGGGAGCACCAGCGCCGCAGTCACCGGAAGCATCGGAATCACCCAGGAGCACGGCGAGTTGGCGGACTCCGTACGCCGCTGGCTCGCGCGGGCCGTACCGCCCGAAGCCGTACGGAAACTCCTCGACGCACCCGGCAGCGCGGACGCCGGGCGGCCCGCGTACTGGGACGGGGCGGCCGAGCAGGGACTCCTCGGACCGCACCTGCCCGAGGAGTACGGCGGCGGGGGCGGAACCCTCCTCGACCTCGCGGTCGTCCTGGAGGAGGCCGGGCGGGCCGCGCTGCCAGGGCCATACCTTCCCAGCGCGCTCGCCTCCGCCGTGCTCGCCCGGGCCGGGCGCGGCGATCTGGCGCGGACGCTCGCGGACGGGGAGCGGATCGGCGCCGTCGCCCTCGGCCCGGGGACGATCACCGCGGTCCCGACCCCGGACGGCGGCCACCGGCTCGACGGGACCGCGCCGCCCGTGCTCGGCGGCGGCCACGCCGATCTGCTCGTCCTCGGGACCACCTCCGGCTGGTTCGCCGTGGACGCCGCGGACCTCGCGGTACCCGGATCGATACGCGGCCACGAGAGCGCCGACCCGACCCGCCCCACCGCCGAGGTCACCGCGCACGCCTTCACCGCGCCCCCCGACCGGCGGCTGGACGTCGACCCCGGCCTCGTACCCGACCTCGCCGCCGTGCTGTTCGCGGCGGACGCCTGCGGCACCGCCTCCTGGGCGCTGGCCACCGCCACCGCGTACGCGAAGGTGCGCGAGCAGTTCGGGCGCCCCATCGGGCAGTTCCAGGCGGTCAAGCACCTGTGCGCGGACATGCTCGTACGCCTCGCCCAGGCACGGGCGCTCACCTGGGACGCGGCCCGCGCCGCCGACGAGCCGCCGCCGGTGCGGGGCCTCACCGCCGCGCTCGCCGCAGCGACCGCGCTCGACGCCGCGTACAGCTGCGCCAAGGACTGCATCCAGATCCTCGGCGGCATCGGCTTCACCTGGGAGCACGACGCCCATCTGCATCTGCGCCGGGCCCTCGTCGCCCGCCAGCTCCTCGGACCCGGCGACACCCACCGGCTCCGGGCGGTCCGGCTCGCAGCGGCGGGCGCCCGCCGGGAACTGCGCCTGGAACTGCCGCCGGAGGCCGAGCCCCATCGCACGGCCGCCCGTGCCGCCCTCGCCCCCGTCCGCGGCGCGCAGCCCGCGGCCGCCCGGCGCGTCCTCGCCCCCACCGGCTACGCCGCCCCGCACCTCCCGCCCCCGTACGGACTCGGCGCCGGACCCCTCCAGCAGCTCGCCGTCGAGCAGGAGATGCGGGCGGCCGGCGTCAGGGTGAGCGACCTTTCCGTCGCGACCTGGGTCGTCCCGTCCCTCATCGCCTACGGCACCCAGGAGCAGAAGGACCGCTATCTGCCCGCGACCCTGCGCGGCGAACTGCTCTGGTGCCAGCTCTTCAGCGAACCCGGCGCCGGCTCCGACCTCGCGAGCCTGCGCACCCGGGCCGAGCGCACCCCCGACGGCCGCTGGCGGATCACCGGCCAGAAGGTGTGGACGAGCGCCGCCCAGTGGGCCGACCACGGCATCCTCCTCGCCCGCACCGACCCCGACGCCCCCCGGCACAAGGGCCTCACCTACTTCGTCGTCGACATGAAGACCACCGACGGCATCGACATCCGCCCGCTGAAGGAGATCACCGGCGAATCCCTCTTCAACGAGGTGTACTTCGACGGCGCGCTGCTGCCCGCCGACGCCGTCGTCGGCGCGGTCGGCGACGGCTGGCGCGTCGCCCGCAACACGCTCGGCAACGAACGGGTCCACATGGCCGACCAGCTGAGCTTCGACACCGGCCTGGAGGAGCTGCTCGCCCGGGCGCCCGGCCTCGACGACACCCACCGCGCCCGGATCGGCGCCCTCGCCGCCGAGGCGCACGCCCTCGCCTGCATCGGACTGCGCACCACCCTCCAGCAGGTCGACGGCGCGGAGCCCGGCCCCGACGCCTCCGTACGCAAACTCGTCCAGACCCCGCACCAGCAGCAGGTCGCCGAACTCGCCCTGGAACTCCTCGGGCCCGCCGGCGCGGTCCGCGAGGGCGCCGGCGAGCGGGCCGTCCACGGGCTGCTGATGTCCCGCTGCCTGACCATCGCGGGCGGCACCACCCAGGTCCAGCGCAATGTCGTCGCCGAGCGGATCCTCGGCCTGCCCAGGGACTGA